The following proteins come from a genomic window of Streptomyces liliiviolaceus:
- a CDS encoding isochorismatase family protein yields the protein MSIPAIPPYPMPTAAELPPNQVDWRPDPDRAVLFLHDLQAYFLAPFDPDSSPYEELLAHIGALRERAVALGMPVVYSAQPGDMDREQRGLLHDFWGPGMSAREHDTAIVDALKPADGDLVLTKWRYSAFVRSELRDVMEKSGRDQLIVCGVYAHVGCLITAVDAFSSDIQPFLVADAVADFTAEHHRSALDYAVRCCAAVHTTAQLLDLLDVPDVSGDPAGPVVP from the coding sequence ATGAGCATCCCCGCCATCCCGCCCTATCCCATGCCCACCGCCGCCGAACTGCCCCCGAACCAGGTCGACTGGCGGCCGGACCCCGACCGGGCCGTCCTCTTCCTGCACGACCTGCAGGCGTACTTCCTCGCCCCCTTCGACCCCGACAGTTCTCCGTACGAGGAACTGCTGGCCCACATCGGCGCCCTGCGCGAGCGTGCCGTCGCCCTCGGGATGCCGGTGGTCTACTCGGCCCAGCCCGGCGACATGGACCGCGAACAGCGCGGCCTGCTCCACGACTTCTGGGGCCCCGGAATGTCCGCGCGGGAGCACGACACCGCGATCGTCGACGCCCTGAAGCCGGCCGACGGAGACCTGGTCCTCACCAAGTGGCGCTACAGCGCGTTCGTCCGCTCCGAACTCCGTGACGTGATGGAGAAGTCCGGACGGGACCAGCTGATCGTGTGCGGGGTGTACGCCCATGTCGGCTGCCTGATCACCGCCGTCGACGCCTTCAGCTCCGACATCCAGCCGTTCCTGGTCGCGGACGCGGTGGCCGATTTCACCGCCGAACACCACCGCTCCGCACTCGATTACGCCGTCCGCTGCTGTGCGGCCGTGCACACCACCGCGCAGCTGCTCGATCTCCTGGACGTGCCAGACGTTTCCGGCGATCCGGCCGGTCCAGTTGTCCCGTAG